From the genome of Methylocystis heyeri:
TCGAGCCGCAGGGGATCGGGAGCCCGCGCCGACCACAGGCGCAGCGTGTTGACATGCTTGCCGCGCCAGCCGACCACGGGCGTGTCATAGGCGACCGCTTCGACCGTTTCCGCGGGACGCCAGACATGGGCGAGAGCGCCGTCGGCGAGCCGGGCGCCTTCGACATGGCCGCCGAAACAGATGTCGTAGACGATCTCCGGGCGCGGAAATTCCCAGGGGTTGCCGAAGGCGAGCCAGTCCTCGGGATATTCGTGCTGCCAGCCGTCCTTGATGGTCTGGCGGAACAGGCCGTGATCATAGCGAATGCCGTAGCCGACGGCGGCTATCTCCAGCGTCGCCATGCTGTCCATGAAACAGGCGGCGAGGCGCCCCAAGCCGCCGTTTCCGAGCGCGGCGTCGGGCTCGAGTTCGCGCATGGCGTCGAGGTCGACGCCGAGATCCTTGAGCGCCGCGCGCATGGCTTCGGTCAGGCCGAGATTGGTCAGCCCGTCGATCAGCAGCCGGCCGACCAGAAATTCGAGCGACAGATAGTAAACCCTGCGCCTGTCCTGCTGATAATTGCGCTTGTTGGAGGCGAGCCAGGGCTCGACGATGCGGTCGCGCGTCGCCAGCGACGCCGCGATGAACCAGTCGCGCGGGCTCGCCGACGCCACGTCCTTCCCGACCGTATAGGTGAGCCTGCGCAGCACATCGGCGGAAAGTTCGCGCACCAGCGCGTCGGAAGCGGTCGTCGTGGCGATTGCAGTGGAATGAGGCAGGTCCATGATCGGCTCTGGGCGCTTTCTCGTTTTGAGGATAGGCGATCTATATCCGCGCCGGCGAGAGCGTCGCCAGGCGCCTGTTTCGACGGCTTGCCGCTATTTGAGCACGAATTCGATGCTTTGCGCACGGCCGCCGCCGCCGGGAGCCTCCGGCTCCGCGCCACGGACCGCGGTCGAGAGGCGCCCGCTCGCGATGCCTTCGGCGATCAGATATTGCGCCAGCCTTTCGGCGCGGCGCCGGGCGAGGCCGCGGCTTTCCTCGGCATTGCGGTCGGCGCGGACCACGATCTCCGCCTTGGCCTCGGGGCATCGCTGCAACAGCTCCGCTATGCGATCGAGCGTCTCGGCCGCGGCGCGATGAACGGCCGTTCCTCGCCCGCGGAACTCGATTCTCTGCAAGGCCTGTTCCGCCTCGATGGCGCCCTGGCAGGCGGGAAGGTCGAGCGGGCCGGAAGACGGCAGGCGGGCAAGGAGGGTTTTCGCAGCTTTCGACCTTTCCGCAGGTGTCTTGGCGGCGTCGGCCGCGCCGGTCCCGCCTTGATCGCCTTTCGCCGGCAGATCGGCCTTTTCTTCGTTTGCAGGGGCCGAATTCGCCGGCGGGAGATTTTCGGGCCCGGGGCCCGCCTGCGGCTTCTCTCCGAACACCCAGTCCGTGCCCTGGACCAGACGAACGCCGTCGACCTTGGCTATTTCGGCGGCAAGCGCGGCGCGGTCGGCTGCGCTGCTCGGCAGCAGGACGTCGCGCCCGTCGACGAGGAGGTTTTTGGGATCGCCCCCGGCTTTGGCGACCGCCGCCTCCACCGACTGTCTCAACCCGGCTTCGAGCCGCGGCATCCCGAACATGTTCCCCGCCCACCACAGCATGACGCAAGGGGCGAGCCCGAGAGCCCAGTTCCTGTGCTCGCGCAGCGATCCATGACGGGCGAGAACGCCCGCGACCGCCCCGGCGATGAAGCTCGCGAAAGAAGCGAGGCCGGTCTCGAGCCAGACGCCGGCCCGGCCGCCGAGGACTGAAAGGAGCGCGAGCGCCAGTCCGACGCCGAAGGCGAGGGCGAACCAGCCCAGCCAGGGCGAGATTTTCCTGCGCTTCTCGGCTTCTTTGGCCAGAAGACCATTGGTGAGGCCGATGACGAAGATCGCGAACAGCCAGAACCAGTAATGCGAAATATAAAAGACCATGAGGCCCACCCTGGACTAGAGCGCATCGCGCTCCAAGCCTTTAATCCGGCGCGATTCATGTGGCCCTGGCGTGGCGGGCGGGGGCTACACCCGCATCGGCATCAGGACATAAAGCGCATTCGCCCCGTCGCGGTCCTGGATCAGCGTCGGCGAACCGGGATCGGCGAGCAGGAACAGCGCCGTGTCGCTGTCGAGCTGATTCACGATATCCAGCAGGTAGCGGGAGCTGAAGCCGATGTCGATCGGCGGCGCGTCGTAATCGGCTTCGAGCTCCTCCACCGCCGAGCCCGAATCCGGGTTGGTGACGGAGAGCACCAGCTTGCCTTCCGACAGGGCGAGCTTCACCGCGCGTCCACGCTCGGAGGATATCGTGGAGACGCGGTCGACGGCGTTCTTGAACGCGTCGCGCTCGACCGTGAGGCGCTTGTCGTTGCCGGCCGGAATGACGCGGCTGTAATCGGGAAAAGTGCCGTCGATCAGCTTGGTGGTCAGCAGCGCCTCGCCGAAAGCGAAACGCATCTTGTTGGTCGAAAGCTCGATCACGACGTCGCTTTGGGCGTCCTCGATGAGCTTCTGAATCTCCGCGACCGCCTTGCGCGGGACGATGACGCCCGGCATTCCGGCGGAGCCCGGGGGCGCCGGAAGCTCCAGCCGCGCCAGTCGATGCCCGTCGGTGGCGACGGCGCGCAGCAAAGCCCGGCCTTCGACCTCGGCGACATGCATGAAGATGCCGTTGAGGTAATAGCGCGTCTCCTCGCTCGAAATGGCGAACTGGGTCTTTTCGATCAATCGCTTGAGATCGGCGGGCGGCAGCGAGAACTTGTGGCTGAACTCTCCCGACGTGACGTCGGGGAAGTCGCTCTGCGGCAGAGTCTGGAGGTTGAAGCGCGAGCGCCCCGATCGCAGCGTGAGCTGGCCCTGCTCGCCGGTCTCATCCAGCGAGACCTGCGCGCCTTCGGGCAATTTGCGCACGATGTCGTAGAGCGTATGGGCGGGCAGCGTGGTCGCGCCGGGCTGCCCCACTTCGGCTGGCGCCCTTTCCGTGATCTCGAGGTCGAGGTCGGTCGCCTTGAGCAGCAGGCCGTCGGGGGTCGCCTCGATGAGCACATTGGCCAGGATCGGTATGGTGGTGCGCCGCTCGACAACCCGGTGAACATGGCCCAGGGCCCGCAGCAGCGCCGCTCTCTCGATCGTGACCTTCATGGAGGGAAATTCCGCCCTTGCTGTTGTGGCGGTTCGCGCCCGCCGGGGGGCGCGAGTTTGGCCCGGAGCCGCTGGGAGCGCAAGGGGTTGGTTCGCCAGGAGGCCCCAAATCTGCAAGAACGCGAGGCGAACGCAGCCCCTGCGCGCTTAACCGACCCTTAAAAAGACACCGTTACTTTTTAGCGATCCGCTCGAATTCGGCAGGGCGCGGGAGCGGCGCCCGGGCGCTTCACAAACGCGAAAGCATCTCCAGGATGGCCCGCAAGGACAAAGGCCGCGATGCGCCTCCCGAGGAGGAGGACTTCGGCGATCTGCGCGCCGAGCGCCGCGAGAAAGGCGGCAAGCCGGCCAAAACCGCAAAAAAACCCGCGCGCGAGGAAGGACTCGGCGACGAACCCGCGCGCAAGAAGCCCGCTCCCGCCAAAAAACCCCGCTCGGGATCGCTTCTGGGCGGCCTGATCTATTGGGGCATGGTGCTGAGCCTTTGGGGCGCGATCGGCGCGGCCGGCCTCGCGCTCTATTACGGCGCCCAGCTTCCGCCCATCGACCAGCTCGCCATCCCGAAGCGTCCTCCGAACATCGCCATTCTGGCGGCGGACGGCGAGCTCCTGGCCAATCGCGGCGACACCGGCGGCGCGGCCATACGCCTTTCCGAACTGCCGCCCTATCTGCCCAAGGCCTTCATCGCGATCGAGGACCGCAGGTTTTATTCGCATTGGGGCGTCGATCCGGTCGGCGTTCTCCGCGCCCTCGCCCGCAACGTCCTCGGACGGGGCGGAATGCAGGGCGGCTCCACGCTGACGCAGCAGCTCGCCAAGAATCTGTTCCTCACCCAGGAGCGGACGATCTCCCGCAAGATGCAGGAGGCGATCCTCGCCCTTTGGTTGGAGCACAAATATTCCAAGGACCAGATCCTCGAGCTCTATCTCAACCGGGTCTATTTCGGCTCCGGCGCCTATGGGGTCGAAGCCGCCGCCCGGCGCTATTACGGGCATGGCGCGCGCAATGTGACCCTGGCCGAGGCCGCCGTCCTGGCCGGGCTGATGAAGGCGCCGAGCAAGCTCGCGCCCGACCGCAATCCCGAGGGCGCTTCCGAGCGCGCCGCGCAGGTCATCACCGCCATGGCCCAGGAGGGACATATCACCGAGGCGATGGCCAAGCTCGCATTGGCCAATCCGGCCCGCACCCATCGCGACAACGGCGCGGGTTCGATCAATTACGCCGCCGATTACGTGATGGACCTGCTCGACGACACCATCGGGGCGATCGACCAGGACCTCGTCGTCACCACCACGCTCAGCCGCGCTCTCCAGAACGCCGCCGAGCGAGCCCTGACCGAAGAGCTGGACCGCAAGGGGTCCAAATTCGGCGTCTCCCAGGGAGCCATCGTCGCCATCGATCCCAACGGCGCCGTCAAGGCGCTCGTAGGCGGGCGCGATTACGCCGAGAGCCAGTTCAACCGCGCCACGGCGGCGAAGCGCCAGCCCGGTTCTTCCTTCAAGCCTTTTGTGTATCTCACCGGCCTCGAACGCGGCATGACGCCGGACACCGTGCGCGAGGACGGGCCTCTCAACGTCAAAGGCTGGCAGCCCGAGAACTACAGCCACGAATATTTCGGTCCGGTGACGCTGACGAGAGCGCTCTCGCTTTCGCTCAACACCGTCGCGGTGCGGGTCGGCCTCGAAGTGGGGCCGAAAGCCGTGGCGCATACCGCGCATCGGCTCGGCGTCCAGTCGGAACTGCAGCCCAACGCTTCGCTGGCGCTCGGGACCTCGGAAGTGACCCCTCTGGAGCTGGTCACGGCCTACGCCCCCTTCGCCAACGGCGGGATCGGGGTGCAGGCCCATGTCATCACGCGGGTGCGCACCGCCGACGGCAAGCAGCTCTATGCGCGCAAGGGCTCCTCCAACGGCCGCGTGATCGAACCCCAGTTCGTCGCGATGATGAACAGCATGATGGAGGAGACCCTGCTCACCGGAACCGCGCGCAAGGCGGAGCTGCCGGGGTGGCAGGCCGCAGGCAAGACCGGCACCAGCCAGGATTTCCGCGACGCCTGGTTCGTCGGCTACACCAGCCGCCTCGTCGCCGGGGTTTGGCTCGGCAACGACGACAACTCCCCCACCAAAAAGGCCTCGGGCGGCAATCTGCCGGTGGAGATCTGGAGCCGCTTCATGACTGCGGCTCATCAGGGCGCGACGCCCGCCGCTTTGCCGTCGGGGACCTGGCGCTCGCCGGCGCCTCTCCCCGAACCCGCGCAGGTCGCCGACGCAGTTCTCGGATTGTTCGGCGTTTCGCCGTCGGCGCCGCAGCGGGTGCGGCAGCCCGCCGCCCCGCCGCCGCCCGCCGGCGCGAAACCGGCCGTGCATGGGCTGGAGACGCTGCTGCCGCCCGGGGAGATTCCGCCCCCCGGCGCAAGACGCGCGGATCGCAAGCCCGCTCAGGGCCCAGCGGACCAGGACAACCGCAACTTTCTGGAAAAACTGTTCGGCGGCGGCTGAAGCGGGCCACCCGCCAACGGCCATAATTTAGGAGTTTTCTTGGGTTAGGAGCCGCAGAAGAGAACGCGACCCCCAGGAAGACGCAAGCAAACGAAGGGCAGAACAATGAGCTTGCCGCTCGATCAGGAAAAACTCTTCGCGAGTCTGGAGGAGCTCGAAAAACGGCTGCGCCGTGCGCAGGCCGCGAACGAGGCCGAATTCGCGAACGAACCCCTCGCGATCGAGCCCGCGCCGCCGCCCTACGCCCCCGCTCCGCCGGATATGGTCCCGGAGCGCGCAAATGCGCCCGGCGGCGACGCCCAACCGGATTACGGCCTCGAGGAGCGAGAGGACAAACGAAAACTCATCCTCGCCGCTTCCGCGCTGGTCATGGTGCTGTTCGTCGGCGCGCTCGGCGCGACCTTCGCCTATTGGACGCCGACCGCTCCCGCGCCGGTCGCGGCGGAGCAGGAGCCCTCTTCCGCTCCGGTCGCCGCCGCTCCCCCTCCCGCAGAGGTTTTTCCGCCCGAGGAGGACCTGCCCGTCCCGTCTTCCGCCAGACCGGCCCCCGTCCAGCCCCGGCAGGCCGCGCTCGACGAGGCCCCGCCGTCGCCCCCGCCGGCCGAGCGCGCCGTCGAAGCTCCTCCCGCCGCGCGCCCCGTCGCTCCGATAGAGCCGGCCAAGACGGCAGAGCCGGCCAAACCCGCGGCTCAGCCTCCGGCGGCTTCCCTTCAAGAGCCGCCCCAACCTGCGCCCGCGGCCCCGCCCGCGCCCTCCCAGACCGTCACCATTCTGCCGGACGGCTCGCTCGCGCCGAAGGGTTCGGCGCAGTCGCAGGATTCCGCCCTTGCGGCCCCGGCCGCGCCGGTTGCTCCGCAACCGCCGCAGGGCCTGTCGCAAACCGATCCTGCCGCCCCCAAGCCATTGACGCCGGAGCAAAAAGCCAAAATCGCCAAGAAAAAGGCTGCAGCCAAGGCCAAAGCCGCCGCCGCCAAGGCCCAGGCCGCCGCCGCGGAACGCGCGTCCGCCGAGCCGCCGACGGTCCTTCCCGCCCCGGCGCAACGCTCGGACGACGGCATTTTTCAAGGTGCGCAGCGCGCTCTCGGCTCGGTCGGCGGCGCCGTCAAAAAGCTGATCGGAGGGGAGTGAGCGCAAAAGCTCACCTCCGGCCCTCAGCGCCTTCGGCGTTAGCCGTCAGGGCCGTCTCCGGCGTTAAACCGCCGGCGCCGCGCGGGTCCGGCTGAACACCTTCTTCAATCTACACGAACGAGATGAACCAAAGGGATTTGGACCGCTTCATCTCCAACGCCCGCCCGCTCTGGAGAGAACAGGAGCGCGCGAAGATTTGCGCCTTTCGCTTCCTTGCGAGCAAACTGCACGCTCGGCCGGAGAGCGATCCTGATCGAAGCTATAAATCTCGTTCTTTGCAGTAATACCGCCAATAAATTTTCGGTCGTCATCGCAAAGCTTGATTTATCTGCGCACGACGCCAGTTTACCGCCCATGCAAACGTATGGACCCGGAGAATAAAGATGGGCAACCTTCTTTATTACGCGATCGTCTTTCTGGTGATTGCGATTGTCGCCGCCATTTTCGGATTCGGAGGCGTTGCGGGCACGGCGATGGAAGGCGCCCGCATCCTGTTCTGGGTCGCGATTATTCTTTTCATCGTGTCTGCGGTGGTCGGCGCCGTCCAGCGGCCGTGGTGAAAGCCGCCGGGGCGGACAGCCTTGTGCGGGCGACTGGATGCAAAGGAGAGTGCAATGAACTGGGATCAGATGGAAGGCAACTGGAAGCAGTTCACCGGCAAGATCAAGGAGCAATGGGGCAAGCTGACCGACGACGACCTGACCAGGATATCCGGAAACCGCGAGCAGCTGGAAGGTAAAATCCAGGAACGCTACGGGATGACCAAGGACCAGGCCAAGAAACAGGTCGACGAGTTCATGACCCGGCACTAGAGCGTTTCCAGCCCAAGTGGACGCCGGTTCGGCGTAAGAAACGCGTTGACGCAAAAACTCAGAGTGTTTTCAAGTTTCCGTCAAGCATGAAAACACTCTGGAGTTTCAATTCAGGTGGAAACGCCTGACGACCTTGGAAAAAGCGGCCGGCGGCGGCGTCGGCCGCTCGCGTTTGGATTCGAGCATTCCGGAGGGCGACCAAAAACCGCTGCGCACTTTTCGGGAACACGCTTCACGGCGCATGTTCTTATCCAAAAACCGCTGCGCACTTTTCGGGAACATGCGCTAACGCCAGAACGGCTCGAGCTTCTTCAGCCGGCGCGAGGCCTCCAGCGCCGGGCTTTCGCCGAGCGCCGCCGCCGCCGCGCTCCATCCCCGCAAATACCAAACCGCCCGGGCGGTCTCCGCAGTCTCGACTTCGCCCAATAGTCTCGAGGCCGTGGCCCTGTCGTTCTCCTGGCCGAGCAGATCCTGGGCTACGGCGAGTCCGACCAGATAGGCCCTGGCGCCTTTCTTTGCGAAGAGGCTCTGGAAAAACTCCGCGGCGTAGCGGGTTTGTTTCAGGGCCTTGCGCGCCTCATGGCGCCGCTCGGGCGTCGATCGCTCCAGCCCCTCGCATTTCCTGCCGGCGCGCCGATGCAGACGGGTAAGAGCCGCGACGGCGAAGATCCGGGCCGAGCCCCGGGCATTGCAGCCCTCGATGGCGTCGCGCCAGGGACGCTGCGCGAGAATCTTGCGCAGATCGCAGGCAAATTCGGCGACGGCCGACGGCGCCAGCGCGGCGCGGGCGATCTCCCTTTCCCGACGGCGGCGCAGTTCGACGGCGTCGAGCAGAGCGGCGAAACCGGGCTCCATGGGCCGGCCGTCGTCCAAACGACGTTCGAGGCTCTCGCGGAAAACATCCCAGTCCCGCCCTTCGGCCAAAAAAAAAAACCGGCGATCGTTTTCGCGCGGGCGGCGATCTCGTCGAGGCCTTCGACGCAGGCTTCGCGTCGCAGCAGAGAGAGAAAGGCGCGCAGCCGCCGCAGAGACACGCGCAGCTGGCGAAGAGCTTCGGCGTCGCCGATTCTGTGGAGCAGCGGCGCATTGGCCGCAAAATGATCGATGCAGGAGGAAAGCGCGGCGGAAAGAGCGTCGTCGAGCGCGACGCCCGGATCGAGCGCCACCCGGCGCGCCTTCACGGCGCCTTTCTGCTTTTCCGGCGCGCAGCAAGGACCATTGTCGGCGACGAGGCGGAGCCTCGGCCGCCCCGTCGTCGGTCCCTCCGCGGGAGAGAAGCCAGATGGGCGATCCATGAACGCTGTTCCTGCGCTATAGCCGGTCGGGGCTATTTCGCCCGCCGGGCCCCCCGAGGTCAAGCAGGCGATAAGCGTTATGGTTTCCCGCGTGAGACGACACTTTGCGCAGGGCGATCGGGTGGAGGGCTGTTACCCTACTCTTGGGGGCTATCGGGGTCACACATCTTCAAAATCGCCAGCCTCGTCATGACCCGGGCCGGCGCCGGCCCAGATCGATTGGGTGACGGGCGCTATCCCTCCCCTTGACGGGGAGGGTCGCCGCGACAGCGGCGGGGTGGGGTGCCCCACATCGAAAGGTTCCGTCCTTCACCCGATTGCCCTGACACTTTGCGCGCAAACGCTTTCGCGCCGCGGCGCCCTCTGCGATGATGCGGTCGCCGCCTTCAAGCGATTCCCTAAGAGAGCCCCCATGAGCGACGATCCGCAATCGGTTCCAGGCAAAATCCTCGTCGGGGCCGGCGTCGGCCCAGGGACCGACATCGCCTATCGCTACCTGTTGCTGCCTTTCGGCAATCGCCACGGGCTGATTTCGGGCGCGACCGGCGGCGGCAAGACGGTCTCGCTCCAGCGCCTCGCGGAAGGCTTCTCCAAAGCCGGAACCGCGGTCTTTCTGGCGGATGTGAAGGGCGATATCGCCGGCCTGTCGCAGCCCGGAGACGCGAGGCCCGCCTTCGTCGAACGCGCGAAAAAGCTCGGCCTGGTCTATAGGCCGGAAAAATTTCCGGTCGTGTTCTGGGACATTTTCGGCGAGCAGGGCCATCCGGTGCGCGCCACCATCGCCGAAATGGGGCCGCTGCTGCTGGCGCGCATGCTCGATCTCAACGAAACCCAGGAAGGCGTGCTGAACATTGTTTTCCGCGTCGCCGACGAACAGGGCCTGTTGCTCTACGACCTCAAGGACCTGCGCGCGGTTCTGACCTATGTCGCCGACAAGGCCTCCGAGATTCAAACAAAATACGGCAATGTCGCTCCCGCGACCATAGGCGCGATCCAGCGCCAGCTGCTGGCGCTCGAAAACCAGGGCGGCGACAAGTTTATCGGCGAGCCCGCGCTCGATCTCAACGACTTCATCGCAAAGGACGAGAACGGACGCGGCTACGTCAATATTCTGGCCGCCGACCGGCTGATGCGGTCGCCGCGCCTTTATGGCACCTTCCTTTTGTGGATGCTCACCGAGCTCTTCGCCCGCCTGCCGGAAGTGGGCGACCTCGAAGCGCCCAAACTCGCGTTCTTCTTCGACGAGGCGCATCTTCTCTTCACCGATGCGCCGAAAAGCCTCCTTACCGCCATCGAACAGGTGGTGCGGCTGATTCGCTCCAAGGGCGTCGGGGTTTATTTCGTCACCCAGAGCCCGCTCGACGTGCCGGACGCCGTGCTCGGCCAGCTCGGCAACCGCATCCAGCACGCGCTGCGCGCCTTCACGCCGCGGGACCAGAAGGCGGTCCGCGCCGCCGCGGAAACCTTTCGCCGCAACAGCAATTTCGACACCGCCGAGGCGATCATGCAGCTCGGCGTCGGCGAGGCCCTCGTCTCCATGCTCGACGCCAAAGGCGCCCCC
Proteins encoded in this window:
- a CDS encoding OmpA family protein, which produces MVFYISHYWFWLFAIFVIGLTNGLLAKEAEKRRKISPWLGWFALAFGVGLALALLSVLGGRAGVWLETGLASFASFIAGAVAGVLARHGSLREHRNWALGLAPCVMLWWAGNMFGMPRLEAGLRQSVEAAVAKAGGDPKNLLVDGRDVLLPSSAADRAALAAEIAKVDGVRLVQGTDWVFGEKPQAGPGPENLPPANSAPANEEKADLPAKGDQGGTGAADAAKTPAERSKAAKTLLARLPSSGPLDLPACQGAIEAEQALQRIEFRGRGTAVHRAAAETLDRIAELLQRCPEAKAEIVVRADRNAEESRGLARRRAERLAQYLIAEGIASGRLSTAVRGAEPEAPGGGGRAQSIEFVLK
- the dnaN gene encoding DNA polymerase III subunit beta is translated as MKVTIERAALLRALGHVHRVVERRTTIPILANVLIEATPDGLLLKATDLDLEITERAPAEVGQPGATTLPAHTLYDIVRKLPEGAQVSLDETGEQGQLTLRSGRSRFNLQTLPQSDFPDVTSGEFSHKFSLPPADLKRLIEKTQFAISSEETRYYLNGIFMHVAEVEGRALLRAVATDGHRLARLELPAPPGSAGMPGVIVPRKAVAEIQKLIEDAQSDVVIELSTNKMRFAFGEALLTTKLIDGTFPDYSRVIPAGNDKRLTVERDAFKNAVDRVSTISSERGRAVKLALSEGKLVLSVTNPDSGSAVEELEADYDAPPIDIGFSSRYLLDIVNQLDSDTALFLLADPGSPTLIQDRDGANALYVLMPMRV
- a CDS encoding transglycosylase domain-containing protein, whose product is MARKDKGRDAPPEEEDFGDLRAERREKGGKPAKTAKKPAREEGLGDEPARKKPAPAKKPRSGSLLGGLIYWGMVLSLWGAIGAAGLALYYGAQLPPIDQLAIPKRPPNIAILAADGELLANRGDTGGAAIRLSELPPYLPKAFIAIEDRRFYSHWGVDPVGVLRALARNVLGRGGMQGGSTLTQQLAKNLFLTQERTISRKMQEAILALWLEHKYSKDQILELYLNRVYFGSGAYGVEAAARRYYGHGARNVTLAEAAVLAGLMKAPSKLAPDRNPEGASERAAQVITAMAQEGHITEAMAKLALANPARTHRDNGAGSINYAADYVMDLLDDTIGAIDQDLVVTTTLSRALQNAAERALTEELDRKGSKFGVSQGAIVAIDPNGAVKALVGGRDYAESQFNRATAAKRQPGSSFKPFVYLTGLERGMTPDTVREDGPLNVKGWQPENYSHEYFGPVTLTRALSLSLNTVAVRVGLEVGPKAVAHTAHRLGVQSELQPNASLALGTSEVTPLELVTAYAPFANGGIGVQAHVITRVRTADGKQLYARKGSSNGRVIEPQFVAMMNSMMEETLLTGTARKAELPGWQAAGKTGTSQDFRDAWFVGYTSRLVAGVWLGNDDNSPTKKASGGNLPVEIWSRFMTAAHQGATPAALPSGTWRSPAPLPEPAQVADAVLGLFGVSPSAPQRVRQPAAPPPPAGAKPAVHGLETLLPPGEIPPPGARRADRKPAQGPADQDNRNFLEKLFGGG
- a CDS encoding DUF1328 domain-containing protein encodes the protein MGNLLYYAIVFLVIAIVAAIFGFGGVAGTAMEGARILFWVAIILFIVSAVVGAVQRPW
- a CDS encoding CsbD family protein codes for the protein MNWDQMEGNWKQFTGKIKEQWGKLTDDDLTRISGNREQLEGKIQERYGMTKDQAKKQVDEFMTRH
- a CDS encoding CHAD domain-containing protein; its protein translation is MAEGRDWDVFRESLERRLDDGRPMEPGFAALLDAVELRRRREREIARAALAPSAVAEFACDLRKILAQRPWRDAIEGCNARGSARIFAVAALTRLHRRAGRKCEGLERSTPERRHEARKALKQTRYAAEFFQSLFAKKGARAYLVGLAVAQDLLGQENDRATASRLLGEVETAETARAVWYLRGWSAAAAALGESPALEASRRLKKLEPFWR
- a CDS encoding helicase HerA-like domain-containing protein, whose protein sequence is MSDDPQSVPGKILVGAGVGPGTDIAYRYLLLPFGNRHGLISGATGGGKTVSLQRLAEGFSKAGTAVFLADVKGDIAGLSQPGDARPAFVERAKKLGLVYRPEKFPVVFWDIFGEQGHPVRATIAEMGPLLLARMLDLNETQEGVLNIVFRVADEQGLLLYDLKDLRAVLTYVADKASEIQTKYGNVAPATIGAIQRQLLALENQGGDKFIGEPALDLNDFIAKDENGRGYVNILAADRLMRSPRLYGTFLLWMLTELFARLPEVGDLEAPKLAFFFDEAHLLFTDAPKSLLTAIEQVVRLIRSKGVGVYFVTQSPLDVPDAVLGQLGNRIQHALRAFTPRDQKAVRAAAETFRRNSNFDTAEAIMQLGVGEALVSMLDAKGAPEVVDRALIAPPAARVGPISAEERQAVIENSPLYGLYDTPMDRESAYEVLQKRAGARMENIGSGPAKRTDAENAESAPEPSAGGGLLGKLTGAVGGLFTRSNPKRMSPAELAARAALQSAARSLGTQISREIMRNIFGNMSR